The following are from one region of the Ochotona princeps isolate mOchPri1 chromosome 4, mOchPri1.hap1, whole genome shotgun sequence genome:
- the LOC101525633 gene encoding olfactory receptor 8B3-like produces MAPGNGSVVTEFILKGLTDRPELQLPLFFLFLLMYMVTVLGNLSLVTLIGLNSHLHTPMYFFLFNLSLVDLCYSSVFTPKMLMNFTSEKNIISYVGCMVQLYFFCFFVVSECYVLTSMAYDRYVAICKPLLYNVIMSPKVCWSLMLGSYVMAFSGAMAHTGCMLRLTFCDANTINHYFCDLLPVLQLSCTSTYGIELVVFIFGAVNITVPSLTIFISYGFILSNILQVSSAKGRSKAFSTCSSHIIAVCLFFGSGAIMYLQPSSAETMDESKISSVFYTNVVPMMNPLVYSLRNQDVKLALRKTLSRML; encoded by the coding sequence ATGGCTCCTGGAAATGGCTCAGTTGTGACAGAGTTCATCCTGAAAGGATTAACAGACCGGCCAGAGCTCCAGCTCCCcctgttcttcctgtttctgctcaTGTACATGGTCACTGTGTTGGGAAATTTGAGCTTGGTGACTCTAATTGGGCTGAACTCACACCTTCAcacccccatgtacttcttcctcttcAATTTGTCCTTAGTGGATCTCTGCTATTCTTCTGTCTTCACACCTAAAatgctgatgaacttcacatcagAGAAGAATATTATATCATATGTGGGGTGCATGGTGCAGCtctactttttttgtttctttgttgtttctgAGTGTTATGTGCTGACATCAATGGCCTATGatcgctatgtggccatctgcaaACCACTATTGTACAATGTAATCATGTCCCCTAAAGTGTGTTGGAGTCTTATGCTTGGTTCATACGTGATGGCCTTTTCTGGAGCCATGGCTCATACTGGCTGCATGCTGAGACTGACCTTCTGTGATGCAAACACCATCAACCACTATTTCTGTGACCTCCTCCCGGTGCTGCAGCTCTCCTGTACCAGTACGTATGGGATTGAATTGGTGGTTTTTATTTTCGGTGCAGTCAACATCACTGTACCCAGCCTCACCATCTTCATCTCCTATGGCTTTATTCTCTCGAATATCCTCCAGGTCAGCTCTGCCAAGGGCAGGTCCAAAGCCTTCAGCACCTGCAGTTCCCACATAAttgctgtgtgtttgttttttggatCAGGTGCAATTATGTATCTCCAGCCCTCCTCTGCTGAAACTATGGATGAAAGTaaaatttcttctgtgttttataCAAATGTGGTTCCCATGATGAATCCCTTGGTTTACAGTTTGAGGAACCAAGATGTTAAACTTGCTTTGAGAAAAACGTTGAGTAGAATGCTTTAA